One stretch of Paenibacillus sp. AN1007 DNA includes these proteins:
- a CDS encoding ABC transporter ATP-binding protein, producing the protein MNITGFIGRLFRFKPYLFLINGVLWCVFHSLPLAMGLGMQWFFDRTATGNADYMWLAVPLIVIALFRLTRVGTFFAAFHAWVTYMYHIQTILRTNMLAGIMRWPGRNLPASPGEAMSRFRDDVDEVVEYIESWVDFWGRLVFAVVSIVIMANINWQITLVAVLPLLIVTLLNNLSGNRARKYAQVNREATGRITSFIAETFGAVQALKLGQAVEHVSARFNRLNEERRQAALRDNMFKQWMKSLNQNVLSICTGLILLMCAAEMKAGHFTVGDFALFTSYLVNIGFSISLFGYMVFQHKRLKVSYDRMRTLFRPGEEDQIMEKREIYLYEDPPEPTHEDRDSKEKLHELEVKGLSYQYGQSSNGIHDVSFKLKRGQFLVITGRIGSGKSTLVRTLLGLLPKQQGEILWNGEKVNPAAFLMPPRAAYTPQVPRLFSDTLRENIVQGRKIRADQALEKAIRLAVLDQDIKQLDQGLETPVGPRGVMLSGGQIQRSATARMLMTEADLFIFDDLSSALDVETEQQVWDGLFQEQDVTCIAVSHRKAALTKADHIIVMKDGRIEAEGRLADLLETNEEMQLLWQGEQMPVKVG; encoded by the coding sequence ATGAATATAACCGGATTTATAGGGCGGTTATTTCGCTTTAAGCCCTACCTGTTTCTGATTAACGGCGTGTTATGGTGTGTATTTCATTCGCTCCCTCTGGCAATGGGGCTTGGGATGCAGTGGTTTTTTGACCGGACAGCGACTGGAAATGCTGATTATATGTGGCTTGCCGTGCCGCTGATTGTGATTGCGCTGTTTCGTCTGACGCGGGTCGGTACATTCTTTGCTGCTTTTCATGCCTGGGTCACGTACATGTATCATATTCAAACGATTTTGCGAACCAATATGCTGGCTGGTATCATGCGCTGGCCGGGGCGTAATCTACCCGCTTCACCCGGTGAAGCGATGAGCCGTTTTCGGGATGACGTGGATGAAGTGGTCGAATATATAGAATCCTGGGTTGATTTTTGGGGGCGTCTGGTTTTCGCGGTGGTATCGATTGTTATTATGGCGAACATTAACTGGCAGATTACGCTGGTTGCCGTTTTACCGCTGTTGATCGTGACACTGCTGAATAACTTGTCGGGTAATCGTGCACGAAAGTATGCACAGGTTAATCGTGAAGCGACAGGAAGAATTACCAGTTTTATTGCAGAGACATTCGGGGCTGTGCAGGCACTGAAGCTTGGGCAGGCGGTGGAACATGTCTCTGCGCGTTTTAATCGGCTGAATGAGGAACGCAGGCAGGCAGCGCTGCGGGATAATATGTTCAAACAATGGATGAAGTCACTCAATCAGAATGTATTGAGTATATGCACCGGACTTATTCTGTTGATGTGCGCCGCCGAAATGAAGGCGGGTCACTTTACTGTTGGCGATTTCGCCTTGTTTACCAGTTATCTCGTCAATATCGGGTTCAGCATTTCACTATTCGGATATATGGTGTTTCAGCATAAAAGGCTCAAGGTATCCTATGACCGGATGCGTACGCTGTTCCGTCCCGGTGAAGAGGATCAGATTATGGAGAAAAGGGAAATCTATCTATATGAAGATCCACCAGAACCGACTCATGAGGATAGAGATTCGAAGGAGAAACTGCATGAGCTGGAAGTAAAAGGGCTCAGCTATCAGTATGGGCAATCTTCTAACGGCATACATGATGTAAGTTTCAAACTGAAGCGAGGCCAATTTCTTGTCATTACAGGCAGGATTGGCTCTGGTAAATCAACGCTTGTTCGTACACTTCTGGGACTGCTGCCGAAGCAGCAGGGGGAAATTCTCTGGAACGGAGAGAAGGTGAATCCGGCAGCATTTCTTATGCCGCCTAGAGCCGCATATACTCCGCAGGTTCCAAGGTTGTTCAGTGATACGCTGCGAGAGAATATCGTTCAGGGCAGGAAAATACGTGCAGATCAGGCGCTGGAAAAAGCAATTCGACTTGCTGTTCTGGATCAGGACATCAAGCAGCTGGATCAAGGACTTGAGACGCCTGTAGGCCCAAGAGGCGTGATGTTATCCGGCGGCCAGATCCAGCGGTCGGCTACCGCGCGAATGCTGATGACCGAGGCTGATTTGTTTATCTTTGATGATCTGTCCAGCGCACTCGATGTGGAGACAGAGCAGCAGGTGTGGGACGGACTGTTTCAGGAGCAGGATGTCACCTGTATTGCCGTATCTCACCGCAAGGCTGCGCTCACCAAAGCAGACCACATTATTGTCATGAAAGATGGGCGCATTGAAGCTGAAGGCAGACTCGCGGATCTGCTGGAAACGAATGAAGAGATGCAGCTGTTATGGCAGGGTGAGCAGATGCCTGTGAAAGTAGGATAA
- the cyoE gene encoding heme o synthase, translating to MKTLNNESQPNISLEYSSIPKVFFDTIKIGIIKSNLIAMFAGLSLALYVFDASVTANIIPILLSFLGSSFIIGAAGVFNNLYDRDIDAIMERTKKRPTVTGRVDTKAGLILGITITLIGAVMLYIASPSAAVFGLLGLLLYVFPYTMWTKRTTIYNTEVGSLSGAVPPLIGWAAISPELGHFEIWALVVTMLLWQMPHFYGIAIRRFDEYKAAGVPMLPVVKGIGRTYVQTNVYLVLLLLSSFLFWPMSPFIAIVAFLVSLAWLILSVATFDKKETKKWSQRMFIFSINHITIIFLVIIAYSLIAQMMR from the coding sequence TTGAAAACATTGAATAATGAATCACAACCCAATATCAGCCTGGAGTACAGCTCGATTCCAAAAGTATTTTTCGATACGATCAAAATTGGAATCATCAAGTCCAACTTGATCGCCATGTTCGCAGGTTTAAGTCTAGCTTTATATGTGTTTGATGCATCGGTTACCGCTAATATCATTCCGATTTTGCTTTCGTTCCTCGGCTCTTCTTTTATTATTGGAGCTGCCGGCGTGTTCAACAATCTGTATGATCGGGACATTGATGCGATTATGGAACGTACGAAGAAACGCCCTACAGTTACAGGTCGTGTGGACACCAAGGCAGGTCTGATTCTCGGGATCACGATTACGTTGATTGGTGCTGTCATGCTATACATTGCATCGCCGTCAGCTGCTGTTTTTGGCCTGCTTGGCCTGCTGCTCTATGTGTTCCCTTACACTATGTGGACCAAACGCACAACGATCTATAACACCGAGGTAGGCAGCCTGTCGGGTGCTGTTCCACCGCTGATTGGATGGGCAGCCATCTCACCGGAACTGGGCCATTTCGAAATCTGGGCATTGGTTGTAACGATGCTCTTATGGCAGATGCCCCACTTCTACGGTATCGCCATTCGTCGCTTTGACGAATACAAGGCGGCGGGTGTGCCTATGCTGCCTGTTGTTAAAGGGATTGGGCGCACATATGTACAGACCAACGTTTATCTGGTACTGCTGCTGCTTTCCAGCTTCCTCTTCTGGCCGATGAGTCCATTTATCGCTATTGTTGCCTTTTTGGTAAGTCTGGCTTGGCTCATTCTTAGTGTGGCTACTTTTGATAAAAAAGAAACAAAAAAATGGTCACAGCGCATGTTCATTTTTTCCATTAACCACATCACCATCATCTTCCTGGTCATCATTGCGTATTCATTGATTGCCCAAATGATGAGATAA
- a CDS encoding MFS transporter: MNHYLKQIHPLAWTIIIGTMFGRLVTSMSIPFLSIYLTRVLEATPTQTGITVAVSSLAGVLVSFYGGYISDRIGRKIVMMVSVFSWAAVFFIFAAAEHLWVFFVANTLNGLCRAVFEPTSRALLSDITSPQNKLLVFNLRYAAINLGVVFGPIIGFQLGSSESTFPFVISGLVYIAYGLILYVQFRLQHANLPGRVETAAPRLREAFMTTGRDPVFLPVLIGTTFCVLGYGHFSSTLAQYLARSPIFENGSQMFSYMLSLNAVTVLVIQYPLVRAFRNAPPLVPLILGNLLVAASLLLFGLAQGILLMMVSVIVFTVGEVLLFTMMDMLIDRIAKPEWKGTYFGTIGFNNIGNVAAPVIGGLLLSQFGAANGPSVFIPIALTTALGVPFLYTAHKRLVLREKQSADPLHVGA; this comes from the coding sequence ATGAACCATTATCTAAAACAGATTCACCCGTTGGCATGGACTATTATTATCGGAACGATGTTCGGACGCCTCGTGACCTCGATGAGCATCCCGTTTCTGTCGATCTATCTGACGCGTGTGCTTGAAGCGACTCCGACTCAAACCGGGATCACCGTTGCTGTAAGCTCGCTCGCAGGAGTGCTGGTCAGCTTTTACGGGGGGTATATATCGGACCGGATTGGCCGGAAAATCGTGATGATGGTTTCGGTGTTCAGCTGGGCTGCCGTATTTTTTATTTTCGCAGCAGCAGAGCATCTGTGGGTTTTCTTTGTCGCGAATACGTTAAATGGTTTATGCCGAGCTGTATTCGAGCCAACCTCAAGGGCTCTTTTGTCGGATATTACTTCACCACAGAACAAGCTGCTGGTTTTTAATCTGAGATATGCTGCTATTAATCTCGGGGTTGTGTTCGGACCGATCATCGGTTTTCAGCTGGGATCATCCGAATCGACATTCCCTTTTGTCATTTCAGGGCTTGTTTATATCGCTTACGGCCTGATTTTGTATGTGCAGTTCAGACTGCAGCACGCGAATCTGCCGGGACGTGTTGAAACGGCTGCACCTCGGCTGCGAGAAGCGTTCATGACAACCGGACGAGACCCGGTATTCCTGCCCGTATTGATTGGTACCACCTTTTGTGTGCTGGGTTACGGACACTTTAGCTCTACATTGGCGCAGTATTTGGCGAGAAGTCCCATTTTTGAAAATGGAAGTCAGATGTTCTCGTATATGCTTTCGCTTAATGCGGTTACGGTACTTGTGATTCAATATCCGCTGGTTCGTGCCTTCCGCAACGCACCGCCCCTGGTGCCGCTTATTCTGGGAAATCTGCTCGTTGCTGCGAGTCTGCTGCTTTTTGGTTTGGCCCAAGGCATCCTGCTGATGATGGTCAGTGTCATTGTGTTTACCGTAGGCGAAGTACTGCTGTTTACCATGATGGATATGCTGATTGACCGGATCGCAAAACCCGAATGGAAAGGCACGTACTTTGGTACCATCGGCTTTAATAATATCGGGAATGTAGCAGCTCCGGTGATTGGTGGGCTTCTGTTAAGTCAGTTTGGCGCAGCGAATGGACCGTCTGTGTTTATCCCGATTGCATTGACAACGGCACTCGGCGTTCCCTTCTTGTATACTGCACACAAACGCCTCGTCCTTCGGGAAAAACAGTCCGCCGATCCGCTTCATGTTGGGGCCTGA
- a CDS encoding ABC transporter substrate-binding protein, with amino-acid sequence MDTIHTHFLRLADTPHLSLKLNEPARVTIDHLSSILCCTPRNVKFILRKLEEQHFIHWKAGRGRGHHSELTLLRSLNDAMEFHFTDLLSKGKVKEAIELIGSVRIDDVLREKLMLSLHQQMGFRSYNETASGQDTLRMLRSRQLGNLDPASVYTAFETYLLGQVCSTLITYDAHANTFLPSLAHTWECSSDHREWIFYLRKGVRFHDGRIMTSHDVQASLNRLFATNCPSLWLYRDIERTEVSSDYCIKFVLYRANRFFLHLFSCIRMTILPADHDSHSMLVGTGPFQITEMSEDVIKLAAFDAYYGIRPHLDQVHIWFLPETASNDGYYHLPGTDRLSLSGSSHELSHYIDYPALGCQYMLFNFHVPGCHHTPSFREAVRIIYDPVTLVHDLGENRITPASSFLPWKSAVQNWKALRWMRLAHCLNNPVIKGNRSGCLTKRTKTPMWRNGCSSVHVRSGCRLNWNLLMTIWMW; translated from the coding sequence ATGGATACAATACACACCCATTTTCTAAGACTGGCAGACACGCCGCATCTCTCGCTTAAGTTGAATGAACCTGCGCGCGTCACGATCGACCACCTTTCTTCTATTCTCTGCTGCACCCCGCGGAATGTGAAATTCATTCTGCGCAAGCTGGAGGAACAGCACTTTATCCATTGGAAAGCTGGGCGGGGACGCGGACATCACTCGGAGCTGACGCTGCTGCGAAGTCTGAACGATGCCATGGAATTTCACTTCACGGACCTATTATCCAAAGGCAAAGTAAAAGAAGCCATCGAACTGATCGGAAGCGTCAGAATCGATGACGTGCTGCGGGAAAAACTCATGCTCTCTCTTCATCAGCAGATGGGATTCCGCAGTTACAACGAAACAGCTTCGGGCCAAGATACCCTCCGCATGCTGCGCTCTCGTCAGCTTGGTAATCTGGACCCGGCTTCCGTGTATACCGCCTTTGAAACGTATTTGCTGGGACAAGTATGCAGTACGCTGATTACCTATGATGCGCACGCGAATACCTTCCTGCCCTCACTCGCACATACATGGGAATGCAGCAGCGATCATCGGGAATGGATATTTTATTTACGTAAAGGAGTTCGGTTCCATGACGGCCGCATCATGACCTCGCACGATGTCCAGGCTTCTTTGAACCGGCTGTTTGCCACGAACTGTCCATCTCTTTGGCTGTACCGGGATATCGAGCGCACAGAAGTGAGTAGTGATTACTGCATCAAGTTTGTCCTGTATCGCGCCAACCGTTTCTTTCTGCATTTATTCAGCTGTATTCGGATGACGATCCTGCCCGCAGATCATGACTCCCATTCGATGTTAGTCGGCACAGGACCATTTCAGATCACGGAGATGAGCGAAGACGTCATTAAACTCGCCGCGTTTGATGCCTACTACGGCATCCGTCCTCATCTGGATCAGGTTCATATCTGGTTTCTGCCCGAGACAGCTTCGAATGACGGTTATTATCATCTGCCCGGCACGGATCGACTCAGCCTCTCTGGAAGCAGCCATGAACTTTCGCATTATATTGATTATCCTGCACTTGGATGTCAGTATATGCTTTTTAATTTTCATGTCCCCGGCTGTCATCATACACCGTCTTTTCGTGAGGCTGTGCGCATCATTTATGATCCGGTCACACTGGTGCATGATCTGGGTGAGAACCGGATTACACCTGCCAGCAGTTTTCTGCCATGGAAAAGCGCCGTTCAGAACTGGAAGGCGCTGCGCTGGATGAGGCTCGCACACTGCTTGAACAATCCGGTTATCAAGGGGAACCGTTCCGGCTGTCTTACAAAAAGAACAAAGACTCCGATGTGGCGGAATGGCTGCAGCAGCGTGCACGTAAGATCGGGCTGCAGATTGAACTGGAACCTTTTGATGACTATCTGGATGTGGTGA
- a CDS encoding ABC transporter ATP-binding protein, translating to MSKIEKHSMSWLLRYLKPVKGKLAVLLIMLLTSTGLQLLNPQIIQRFIDTAAGGGVLMDLMRLAGLFLLVAVTNQLITIAVSYLGNDVAWRATNRMRGDLLKHCLRLDMRFHNVKTPGEMIERVDGDVTSISNFFAMFIVQVIGSFVLLAGILGFMFSINVPIALVMTVFTLLSILFMVIIRNLGVESSKNERAASASLFSLIEERIAGIEDVQANGHVPYVMNRFYRTMRKVFQKGRKAWMLRVIPWNTTVVMFIISVTVVLLLGVHYYIEGMISIGTLFLIYQYSQMLNEPIELLGDQVQEFQKAKSGMLRSRELLSLQSEIQDGTEEELPDGPLGLEFNQVHFSYNQDKPVLQDITFAVKPGERLGIIGRTGSGKSSLSRVLLRLYNLDRGTIRIGGTDITKLSMQALYRRVGMVTQDVQLFDGTLRDNLTLFNPEVSDAMIHQTTERLGLHQWIETQPEGLDTHLTAGGASLSAGEAQLFALTRVFLTEPSLVILDEPSSRLDAATESMLQSAIDELMKRSTGIIIAHRLATLEKVDKIMVLGGGKLLEFGAREELARDPSSHYARLLITGREEELA from the coding sequence ATGTCCAAAATAGAGAAACACTCCATGTCTTGGCTTCTGCGATATTTAAAGCCGGTGAAAGGAAAGCTGGCTGTGCTGCTGATTATGCTGCTGACATCAACAGGACTGCAGCTTCTCAATCCACAGATCATTCAACGATTCATAGATACAGCAGCAGGCGGCGGTGTACTTATGGATTTGATGCGGCTGGCGGGGCTTTTCCTGCTGGTGGCTGTAACCAATCAGCTTATTACGATAGCTGTCAGTTACCTTGGCAATGATGTGGCCTGGCGCGCGACGAACCGGATGCGCGGAGATCTGCTGAAGCATTGTCTGCGGCTGGATATGCGTTTTCATAATGTTAAAACCCCGGGAGAGATGATCGAACGGGTAGATGGCGATGTGACCAGCATCTCCAATTTTTTCGCCATGTTTATCGTGCAGGTGATCGGGAGTTTTGTCCTGCTGGCGGGTATTCTGGGATTTATGTTTTCGATTAATGTCCCGATTGCTCTAGTCATGACGGTATTTACGCTGTTATCCATTCTGTTTATGGTGATTATACGCAACCTTGGGGTCGAGTCTTCCAAAAATGAGCGAGCCGCCAGCGCATCTTTGTTCAGCTTGATTGAGGAGCGAATTGCGGGAATTGAGGATGTGCAGGCGAATGGACATGTACCTTATGTGATGAACCGCTTCTATCGCACGATGCGTAAGGTTTTTCAAAAAGGGCGGAAGGCGTGGATGCTTCGAGTGATTCCTTGGAACACCACGGTTGTCATGTTTATTATTTCCGTGACGGTTGTTCTGCTGCTTGGTGTGCACTACTATATTGAGGGCATGATCAGCATCGGAACCTTGTTTTTGATCTATCAATACAGCCAGATGCTGAATGAACCGATTGAACTGCTTGGCGATCAGGTGCAGGAATTTCAAAAGGCTAAATCCGGTATGCTTCGTTCCCGTGAACTGCTGTCTTTACAAAGCGAGATTCAGGACGGTACAGAGGAGGAACTGCCTGATGGTCCGCTCGGACTTGAGTTTAATCAGGTGCACTTCAGTTACAATCAGGATAAACCTGTGCTGCAGGACATCACGTTTGCGGTGAAACCGGGGGAACGTCTCGGGATCATCGGACGTACGGGGAGCGGTAAATCCAGTCTTAGCCGTGTGCTCCTGCGTCTGTACAATCTGGATCGCGGTACCATCCGCATAGGCGGCACAGATATCACGAAGCTTTCGATGCAGGCTCTCTATCGCAGAGTGGGTATGGTTACGCAGGATGTGCAGCTGTTTGATGGTACACTGCGTGATAATCTAACCTTGTTCAATCCGGAGGTGTCGGATGCGATGATCCATCAAACGACAGAACGGCTGGGCCTGCATCAGTGGATCGAAACACAGCCTGAAGGGCTGGATACACATCTGACTGCCGGCGGTGCTTCGTTATCTGCGGGGGAAGCCCAGCTGTTTGCACTAACCCGTGTGTTTCTGACAGAGCCCAGTCTGGTGATTCTGGATGAGCCTTCTTCGCGGCTTGATGCCGCAACCGAAAGCATGCTTCAATCTGCCATTGATGAATTAATGAAGCGATCCACAGGCATTATTATCGCACACCGGCTGGCCACACTGGAGAAGGTAGATAAAATTATGGTTTTGGGCGGGGGCAAACTGCTGGAATTTGGAGCAAGAGAAGAACTCGCACGTGATCCGTCCTCCCATTATGCACGACTTCTGATTACCGGACGAGAGGAGGAATTGGCATGA